One Candidatus Binataceae bacterium genomic region harbors:
- the larB gene encoding nickel pincer cofactor biosynthesis protein LarB, with the protein MTPKRIREILDSVAAGKLESGAAFEQLRELPFHDLGFAKIDGHRALRRGVPEVVFGQGKSVEQIVAIGKRITSAGMNLIVTRIEPAKASAVRRKLSALRYYPEAQLATIVREKVKPSGHGTIMVISAGTSDIPVAEEAALCAELFGNRVTRLYDVGVAGIHRLTANLDDVRLASVLIVVAGMEGALPSVVAGLIDKPVIAVPTSVGYGTAMGGFAALLGMLNSCSSGVSVVNIDNGFGAALSATLINRVGIGVA; encoded by the coding sequence ATGACTCCGAAGCGGATTCGCGAAATCCTCGATTCCGTCGCGGCCGGCAAGCTCGAGTCAGGCGCGGCTTTCGAGCAACTCCGAGAGCTGCCGTTTCATGATCTCGGCTTCGCCAAGATCGATGGCCATCGCGCGCTCAGGCGCGGCGTGCCCGAAGTCGTGTTCGGCCAGGGCAAATCGGTCGAACAAATCGTCGCGATCGGCAAGCGCATCACCTCGGCCGGCATGAATCTGATTGTCACGCGAATCGAGCCCGCCAAGGCAAGCGCCGTGCGCCGCAAGCTCAGCGCGTTGCGCTATTACCCCGAAGCGCAGCTCGCCACGATCGTGCGCGAGAAGGTGAAGCCGTCAGGTCACGGCACGATCATGGTCATCAGCGCGGGCACCTCGGACATTCCCGTCGCCGAGGAAGCGGCGCTGTGCGCGGAGCTCTTCGGAAATCGCGTGACGCGGCTTTACGACGTCGGCGTCGCGGGGATTCATCGCCTCACCGCCAACCTCGATGACGTGCGCCTGGCGAGCGTGCTGATCGTCGTCGCGGGGATGGAAGGCGCGCTGCCTTCGGTCGTCGCCGGTCTCATCGACAAGCCTGTGATCGCTGTGCCGACGAGCGTCGGCTACGGCACCGCCATGGGCGGATTCGCGGCTCTGCTCGGGATGCTCAATTCGTGTTCCAGCGGCGTGAGCGTGGTGAATATCGACAACGGTTTCGGCGCCGCGCTGAGTGCCACGCTTATCAACCGCGTCGGAATAGGAGTCGCGTGA
- a CDS encoding hemolysin family protein, whose translation MLAVVLLAVLGCVGIQAFFAASEIALVSADELKVRAESERGSKRSGTLMRLLGNRDRVVALTLTGANLATVVAAVLLTSFLHRYGPNAAFLAPFILTPITLLLGEAIPKLLALRDPHGFAMLAVAPLRILSTALGPVLNIETWLSRALRRLMGVPSEMQSVFLSREDLLRLARRPEATGTHDADAILPAERQMISRIFRFSRAGVRKAMVPLVRVDAIPEESTLEAAIEMVRREGFTRLPVLRRRITDIVGVVHAFDLLQAPDLGRPVSEVMRHVSYFPESMPLDEALVAMQRTGENMAVIVDEYGGASGIVTLEDLLEEIVGEIEDEHDLAEEHARIAGPRSLLAISSATVSELNERFGLKLPEADEYATIGGLVVEHLGHIPKPGEQLRVGDITITVTRSDLRAVREVALLLPQPLKPEVLKRR comes from the coding sequence ATGCTCGCGGTCGTGCTGCTGGCGGTGCTGGGATGCGTTGGTATCCAGGCGTTCTTCGCTGCGAGCGAGATCGCGCTGGTCTCCGCCGACGAGCTCAAGGTGCGGGCCGAGAGCGAACGCGGCTCCAAGCGCTCCGGCACGCTGATGCGCCTGCTGGGTAATCGCGATCGCGTCGTCGCGCTGACGCTTACGGGAGCCAACCTGGCGACCGTCGTTGCCGCCGTGCTGCTCACGAGCTTTCTCCATCGCTACGGTCCGAATGCAGCCTTCCTCGCACCGTTTATCCTGACGCCGATCACGCTGCTGCTCGGCGAGGCGATCCCGAAACTGCTCGCGCTGCGCGATCCGCATGGCTTCGCGATGCTTGCCGTCGCGCCGCTCAGGATTCTGTCGACTGCGCTCGGCCCCGTGCTCAATATCGAGACCTGGCTGAGCCGCGCGCTGCGCCGGCTGATGGGCGTCCCTTCCGAGATGCAGAGCGTCTTTCTTTCGCGCGAGGATCTGTTGCGGCTCGCGCGCCGTCCGGAGGCGACAGGCACTCACGACGCCGACGCGATCCTGCCGGCCGAGCGGCAGATGATCAGCCGCATCTTTCGCTTCTCGCGCGCCGGTGTGCGCAAGGCGATGGTGCCGCTGGTGCGGGTCGATGCGATCCCCGAGGAAAGCACGCTCGAAGCCGCGATCGAAATGGTGCGCCGCGAAGGTTTCACGCGCCTGCCGGTTCTCCGCCGGCGTATCACCGATATCGTTGGCGTCGTGCATGCCTTCGATCTCCTGCAGGCACCCGATCTCGGTCGCCCCGTGAGCGAAGTGATGCGCCACGTGAGTTACTTTCCCGAATCGATGCCGCTCGACGAGGCGCTCGTTGCGATGCAGCGCACGGGAGAGAACATGGCGGTGATCGTCGATGAGTACGGCGGCGCGTCGGGAATCGTCACCCTCGAAGATTTGCTCGAAGAGATCGTTGGCGAGATCGAGGACGAGCACGACCTTGCCGAGGAGCATGCCCGCATCGCCGGTCCGCGCTCACTGCTCGCAATCTCGAGCGCCACGGTCAGCGAACTCAACGAACGTTTCGGCCTCAAGCTCCCCGAAGCTGATGAGTATGCTACGATCGGCGGTCTCGTGGTCGAACATCTCGGTCATATTCCCAAGCCCGGTGAGCAGTTGCGCGTCGGCGACATCACAATCACGGTGACCCGCTCGGATTTGCGCGCGGTGCGCGAGGTCGCGCTCCTTTTGCCGCAACCGCTCAAGCCTGAAGTTTTGAAGCGCCGATGA
- a CDS encoding hemolysin family protein, with protein MLMLLLPVTVGVLVMMSATLAGSETAIFALVRMEHTREQLASSVRRSVEHLMQRPVESLLVIIGLNEACNIFAECLATSFLILWLGAALGPYIAAPVMLVIVLIFCDITPKTFALGIPGAFATLTAGSLVLIADLVHPVTRYLAQAEEAPTPEAVSEAEFKALLRLGEHSGEVEPAERAMIHRMFDLGARRAADVMTPRERMFVLDIATPANQLIADIVHEGYTRVPIYRGTPDNIAGILHTKDLVARRLDPTPPRIERLVRPAYFIPPGKSLGDLFDEMRRGRFQMALVVNEYGKLLGLVTLNDLLEELFGEIRDEFDIEVPEFAKVSDHEFVVSGAIDIKQLNQHLPVAIAPAGGRTLASIVLRKQGRVPRVGEHLQLGEYEATVESVRGATVELVRLRR; from the coding sequence ATGCTGATGCTGCTGCTGCCGGTGACGGTCGGCGTGCTCGTGATGATGAGCGCGACGCTGGCTGGCTCCGAGACCGCGATTTTCGCTCTCGTGCGCATGGAGCATACGCGCGAGCAGCTCGCGAGCTCGGTGCGGCGCTCGGTCGAACATTTGATGCAGCGCCCAGTCGAATCGCTGCTAGTGATTATCGGTCTCAACGAGGCGTGCAACATCTTCGCCGAATGTCTCGCCACCAGTTTTCTCATCCTGTGGCTCGGCGCCGCGCTCGGACCCTATATCGCCGCTCCGGTGATGCTCGTGATCGTGCTGATCTTCTGCGACATCACGCCCAAGACCTTCGCGCTCGGCATTCCTGGCGCGTTTGCGACGTTGACTGCCGGTTCACTGGTGCTCATCGCCGACCTCGTCCATCCCGTAACCAGGTACCTCGCCCAAGCCGAGGAGGCTCCTACTCCCGAGGCGGTTTCGGAAGCCGAGTTCAAGGCTCTCCTGCGGCTGGGCGAGCATTCCGGCGAGGTCGAGCCTGCAGAGCGTGCGATGATCCATCGCATGTTCGATCTCGGCGCGCGCCGTGCCGCCGATGTGATGACGCCGCGCGAACGGATGTTCGTGCTCGATATCGCTACGCCGGCTAACCAACTGATCGCGGATATCGTGCACGAGGGTTACACGCGCGTGCCGATTTATCGCGGCACCCCGGATAATATCGCGGGCATCCTCCACACCAAGGACCTCGTCGCGCGCAGGCTGGATCCGACGCCGCCGCGGATCGAGCGCCTGGTGCGCCCCGCCTACTTCATCCCACCCGGCAAGTCGCTCGGCGATTTATTCGACGAGATGCGGCGCGGGCGTTTCCAGATGGCGCTCGTGGTCAATGAGTACGGCAAGCTGCTCGGCCTCGTCACATTGAATGATTTGCTCGAAGAACTGTTCGGCGAGATTCGTGACGAGTTCGATATCGAAGTGCCGGAGTTCGCGAAGGTTTCCGACCACGAGTTCGTGGTCTCAGGCGCGATCGATATCAAGCAGTTAAACCAGCACCTGCCGGTCGCAATCGCGCCCGCCGGTGGACGCACGCTCGCCAGTATCGTGCTGCGCAAGCAGGGACGTGTGCCGCGCGTCGGCGAGCATCTCCAGCTCGGCGAGTACGAGGCGACGGTCGAAAGTGTGCGCGGCGCGACCGTGGAACTTGTGAGGCTCAGGCGCTAA